From Salvelinus namaycush isolate Seneca chromosome 2, SaNama_1.0, whole genome shotgun sequence, one genomic window encodes:
- the LOC120019399 gene encoding myosin heavy chain, fast skeletal muscle-like — protein MSTDAEMQIYGKAAIYLRKPERERIEAQTAPFDSKNSCYVTDKVELYLKGLVTARADGKCTVTVTKPDGTKDEGKEFKDADIYEMNPPKYDKIEDMAMMTYLNEASVLYNLKERYAAWMIYTYSGLFCATVNPYKWLPVYDAEVVNAYRGKKRMEAPPHIFSVSDNAFQFMMIDKENQSVLITGESGAGKTVNTKRVIQYFATIAVSGAKKEADPGKMQGSLEDQIIAANPLLESYGNAKTVRNDNSSRFGKFIRIHFQGGKLAKADIETYLLEKSRVSFQLPDERGYHIFFQMMTGHKPELVEMSLITTNPYDFPMCSQGQITVASINDNEELDATDDAITILGFTNEEKIGIYKLTGAVLHHGNLKFKQKQREEQAEPDGTEVADKIAYLLGLNSAEMLKALCYPRVKVGNEYVTKGQTVPQVNNSVSALAKSIYERMFLWMVIRINEMLDTKNPRQFYIGVLDIAGFEIFDYNSMEQLCINFTNEKLQQFFNHTMFVLEQEEYKKEGIVWAFIDFGMDLAACIELIEKPLGIFSILEEECMFPKSSDTTFKDKLYAQHLGKTNAFEKPKPAKGKAEAHFSLVHYAGTVDYNITGWLEKNKDPLNDSVCQLYQKSGVKILAALYPPPPPEDKAKKGGKKKGGSMQTVSSQFRENLHKLMTNLRSTHPHFVRCLIPNESKTPGLMENFLVIHQLRCNGVLEGIRICRKGFPSRIIYADFKQRYKVLNASVIPEGQFMDNKKASEKLLGSIDVNHEDYKFGHTKVFFKAGLLGVLEEMRDEKLATLVGMVQALSRGFLMRREFSKMMERRESIYAIQYNIRSFMNVKTWPWMKLYFKIKPLLQSAETEKELANMKENYDKMTTDLAKALSTKKQMEEKLVALTQEKNDLALQVASEGESLNDAEERCEGLIKSKIQQEAKLKETTERLEDEEEINAELTAKKRKLEDECSELKKDIDDLELTLAKVEKEKHATENKVKNLTEEMASMDESVAKLTKEKKALQEAHQQTLDDLQAEEDKVNTLTKAKTKLEQQVDDLEGSLEQEKKLRMDLERSKRKLEGDLKLAQESIMDLENDKQQADEKIKKKEFETTQLLSKVEDEQSLGAQLQKKIKELQARIEELEEEIEAERAARAKVEKQRADLSRELEEISERLEEAGGATAAQIEMNKKREAEFQKLRRDLEESTLQHEATAAALRKKQADSVAELGEQIDNLQRVKQKLEKEKSEYKMEIDDLSSNMEAVAKAKGNLEKMCRTLEDQLSELKTKNDENVRQVNDISGQRARLLTENGEFGRQLEEKEALVSQLTRGKQAFTQQVEELKRAIEEEVKAKNALAHGVQSARHDCDLLREQFEEEQEAKAELQRGMSKANSEVAQWRTKYETDAIQRTEELEEAKKKLAQRLQDAEETIEATNSKCASLEKTKQRLQGEVEDLMIDVERANALAANLDKKQRNFDKVLAEWKQKYEEGQAELEGAQKEARSMSTELFKMKNSYEEALDHLETLKRENKNLQQEISDLTEQIGETGKSIHELEKAKKTVETEKSEIQTALEEAEGTLEHEESKILRVQLELNQIKGEVDRKIAEKDEEMEQIKRNSQRVVDSMQSTLDSEVRSRNDALRVKKKMEGDLNEMEIQLSHSNRQAAEAQKQLRNVQGQLKDAQLHLDDAVRVAEDMKEQAAMVERRNGLMVAEIEELRVALEQTERGRKVAETELVDASERVGLLHSQNTSLLNTKKKLETDLVQVQGEVDDIVQEARNAEEKAKKAITDAAMMAEELKKEQDTSSHLERMKKNLEVTVKDLQHRLDEAENLAMKGGKKQLQKLESRVRELETEVEAEQRRGVDAVKGVRKYERRVKELTYQTEEDKKNVNRLQDLVDKLQMKVKAYKRHSEEAEEAANSHMSKFRKVQHELEEAEERADIAETQVNKLRAKTRDSGKGKEVAE, from the exons ATGAGTACGGACGCTGAGATGCAAATCTACGGCAAGGCTGCCATATACCTTCGTAAGCCTGAGAGGGAAAGGATTGAGGCACAAACCGCACCCTTTGATTCAAAGAACTCCTGCTATGTGACAGACAAGGTGGAGCTGTACCTTAAGGGTCTGGTCACTGCCAGGGCCGACGGGAAGTGTACTGTAACAGTCACGAAACCTGACGGCACTAAGGAT GAAGGAAAAGAGTTCAAAGATGCAGACATCTATGAGATGAACCCCCCTAAGTACGACAAGATTGAGGACATGGCCATGATGACATACCTGAATGAAGCCTCTGTGTTGTATAACCTCAAAGAGCGTTATGCAGCATGGATGATCTAT ACCTACTCTGGGCTCTTCTGTGCCACGGTGAACCCCTACAAGTGGCTCCCTGTGTACGACGCAGAAGTTGTCAACGCCTACAGAGGGAAAAAGAGGATGGAGGCTCCACCCCATATCTTCTCCGTCTCTGACAACGCCTTTCAGTTCATGATGATTG ataaGGAGAACCAGTCCGTCCTGATTAC TGGAGAATCCGGTGCAGGAAAGACTGTCAACACCAAGCGTGTCATCCAGTACTTTGCAACAATTGCAGTGTCTGGTGCCAAGAAGGAAGCAGACCCTGGCAAAATGCAG GGGTCTCTTGAGGATCAGATCATTGCAGCTAACCCTCTGCTGGAGTCTTACGGTAATGCCAAGACAGTGAGGAACGACAACTCGTCTCGCTTT GGTAAATTCATCAGGATTCACTTCCAAGGTGGTAAACTGGCTAAAGCTGACATTGAGACCT accTGCTGGAGAAGTCCAGAGTGTCCTTCCAGCTGCCCGATGAGAGAGGCTACCACATCTTCTTCCAAATGATGACAGGCCACAAACCTGAGCTAGTTG AAATGTCGCTCATCACCACCAACCCCTACGACTTCCCCATGTGCAGCCAGGGACAGATCACTGTGGCCAGCATCAATGACAATGAAGAGCTGGATGCCACAGAT GATGCCATTACAATCCTGGGCTTCACTAATGAAGAGAAGATTGGCATCTACAAGCTGACAGGAGCTGTATTGCACCATGGAAACTTGAAATTCAAGCAGAAGCAGCGTGAGGAGCAGGCTGAGCCAGACGGCACAGAGG TGGCTGATAAAATCGCCTACCTGCTGGGCCTGAACTCAGCTGAGATGTTGAAGGCTCTGTGCTACCCCAGAGTGAAGGTCGGCAACGAGTATGTGACCAAGGGACAGACTGTGCCTCAG GTTAACAACTCAGTCAGTGCTCTGGCCAAGTCCATCTATGAGAGGATGTTCTTGTGGATGGTCATCCGTATCAATGAGATGTTGGACACCAAGAATCCAAGGCAGTTCTATATCGGTGTGCTTGACATTGCCGGGTTTGAGATCTTTGAT TACAACAGCATGGAGCAGCTGTGCATCAACTTCACCAATGAGAAACTGCAAcagtttttcaaccacaccatGTTCGTCCTGGAGCAAGAGGAGTACAAGAAGGAGGGAATCGTCTGGGCCTTCATTGACTTCGGCATGGACTTGGCTGCCTGCATTGAGCTTATTGAGAAG CCATTGGGCATCTTCTCCATCCTTGAAGAGGAGTGCATGTTCCCCAAGTCTTCAGACACTACCTTCAAGGACAAGCTGTACGCCCAGCATCTTGGCAAAACAAATGCGTTTGAGAAGCCCAAGCCTGCCAAAGGCAAGGCAGAGGCCCACTTCTCCCTGGTGCACTATGCCGGTACTGTGGACTACAACATCACTGGATGGCTGGAGAAGAACAAGGATCCCCTGAACGACTCAGTTTGTCAGCTGTACCAGAAGTCCGGAGTCAAAATTCTGGCTGCCCTgtatccccctccccctcctgagG ATAAAGCCAAGAAAGGAGGCAAGAagaagggtggttccatgcagacTGTGTCCTCCCAGTTCAGG GAGAACTTACATAAGCTGATGACCAACTTGAGGAGCACTCATCCTCACTTTGTGCGCTGCCTGATCCCCAACGAGTCAAAGACTCCAG GTCTGATGGAGAACTTCCTGGTTATCCACCAGCTCAGGTGTAATGGTGTACTGGAGGGTATCAGGATCTGCAGAAAGGGCTTCCCCAGCAGAATCATCTATGCTGACTTCAAGCAGAG GTACAAAGTACTGAATGCCAGTGTCATCCCTGAGGGCCAGTTCATGGACAACAAGAAGGCTTCTGAGAAGCTGCTTGGgtccattgatgtgaatcacgaggattacaagtttggacacaccaag GTGTTCTTCAAAGCCGGTCTGCTGGGTgtcctggaggagatgagagatgagaagcTGGCCACTCTGGTCGGCATGGTCCAAGCTCTCAGCCGTGGATTCCTCATGAGGAGAGAGTTTAGCaagatgatggagaggag AGAATCAATTTACGCCATCCAGTACAACATCCGCTCATTCATGAATGTCAAAACCTGGCCATGGATGAAGTTGTACTTCAAGATCAAGCCCCTGCTGCAGAGCGCTGAGACTGAGAAGGAGCTGGCCAACATGAAGGAGAACTATGACAAGATGACGACAGACCTGGCCAAGGCTCTGTCCACAAAGAAGCAAATGGAGGAGAAGTTGGTGGCCTTGACGCAGGAGAAGAACGACCTGGCACTCCAAGTCGCATCT GAAGGAGAGAGTCTGAACGATGCTGAGGAAAGGTGCGAGGGGCTCATCAAGAGCAAGATCCAGCAGGAGGCCAAACTCAAAGAGACGACCGAGAggctggaggatgaggaggagatcaATGCTGAGTTGACTGCCAAGAAGAGGAAGCTGGAGGATGAGTGCTCTGAGCTGAAGAAGGACATTGATGACCTGGAGCTCACCCTGGCCAAAGTGGAGAAGGAGAAGCACGCCACTGAAAACAAG GTTAAAAACCTGACTGAGGAGATGGCGTCTATGGATGAGAGTGTTGCCAAGCTGACCAAGGAGAAGAAAGCCCTCCAAGAGGCCCACCAGCAGACACTGGAtgacctgcaggcagaggaggacaAAGTCAACACTCTGACCAAGGCCAAGACCAAGCTGGAACAGCAAGTGGACGAC CTTGAGGGTTCTCTGGAGCAAGAGAAGAAGCTCCGTATGGACCTTGAGAGATCCAAGAGAAAGCTGGAGGGAGATCTGAAACTGGCCCAGGAGTCCATAATGGACCTGGAGAATGACAAGCAGCAAGCTGATGAGAAAATCAAGAA GAAGGAGTTTGAGACCACCCAGCTCCTCAGCAAGGTTGAGGATGAGCAGTCTCTGGGAGCTCAGCTGCAGAAGAAGATCAAGGAACTCCAG gcCCGTattgaggagctggaggaggaaaTTGAGGCTGAGCGTGCTGCCAGGGCTAAGGTTGAGAAGCAGAGGGCCGATCTCTCCAGGGAACTTGAGGAGATCAGCGAGAGGCTGGAGGAGGCCGGAGGCGCCACTGCTGCTCAGATTGAGATGAACAAGAAGCGTGAGGCTGAGTTCCAGAAGCTGCGTCGTGATCTTGAAGAGTCCACCCTGCAGCATGAGGCCACAGCCGCCGCTCTGCGCAAGAAGCAGGCCGATAGTGTGGCTGAGCTCGGGGAGCAGATCGACAACCTGCAGCGCGTCAAGCAgaagctggagaaggagaagagcgAGTACAAGATGGAGATTGATGACCTCTCTAGCAACATGGAGGCTGTCGCCAAGGCTAAG GGCAATCTGGAGAAGATGTGCCGTACTCTTGAGGACCAGCTGAGTGAGCTCAAGACTAAGAATGATGAGAATGTTCGCCAGGTCAACGACATCAGTGGACAGAGGGCCAGACTCCTGACAGAAAATG GTGAGTTTGGTCGCCAGCTGGAGGAGAAGGAAGCCCTGGTGTCTCAGCTGACCAGAGGAAAACAGGCCTTCACCCAGCAGGTGGAGGAGCTGAAGAGGGCGATTGAGGAGGAGGTCAAG GCTAAAAACGCACTGGCCCACGGTGTCCAGTCTGCCCGCCATGACTGTGACCTCCTGAGGGAGCAGtttgaggaggagcaggaggccaAGGCAGAGCTGCAACGCGGCATGTCCAAGGCCAACAGTGAGGTGGCTCAGTGGAGGACTAAGTATGAAACTGATGCCATCCAGCGcacagaggagctggaggaggccaA GAAGAAGCTGGCCCAGCGTCTGCAGGATGCCGAGGAGACCATTGAGGCGACCAACTCCAAGTGCGCCTCCCTGGAGAAGACCAAGCAGAGGctgcagggagaggtggaggacctCATGATTGATGTTGAGAGAGCCAACGCATTGGCCGCCAACCTCGACAAGAAGCAGAGGAACTTTGACAAG GTTCTGGCAGAGTGGAAGCAGAAGTATGAGGAGGGCCAGGCTGAGCTGGAAGGAGCTCAGAAGGAGGCTCGCTCTATGAGCACTGAACTCTTCAAGATGAAGAACTCCTACGAGGAGGCTCTGGATCATCTGGAGACTctgaagagagagaacaagaacctGCAAC aggagATTTCTGACCTGACTGAGCAGATCGGAGAGACTGGCAAGAGCATCCATGAGCTGGAGAAGGCCAAGAAGACCGTGGAGACAGAGAAGTCTGAGATCCAGACCGCTCTGGAGGAGGCTGAG GGAACACTGGAGCACGAGGAATCCAAGATTCTGCGTGTGCAGCTGGAGCTGAACCAGATCAAGGGTGAGGTGGACAGGAAGATCGCTGAGAAGGATGAGGAGATGGAGCAGATCAAGAGGAACAGCCAGAGGGTGGTTGACTCCATGCAGAGCACCCTGGACTCTGAGGTCAGGAGCAGGAATGATGCCCTGAGGgtgaagaagaagatggagggagacctGAACGAGATGGAGATCCAGCTGAGCCACTCCAACAGGCAGGCCGCTGAGGCCCAAAAACAGCTGAGGAATGTCCAGGGACAGCTCAAG GATGCCCAATTGCACCTTGATGACGCCGTCCGTGTCGCAGAAGACATGAAGGAGCAGGCAGCCATGGTGGAGCGCAGAAACGGTCTGATGGTGGCTGAAATCGAGGAGCTGAGAGTTGCtctggagcagacagagagaggccgcAAAGTGGCTGAGACTGAGCTGGTAGACGCCAGCGAGCGTGTTGGACTGCTGCACTCCCAG AACACCAGCCTTCTGAACACCAAGAAGAAGCTTGAGACTGACCTCGTGCAGGTGCAGGGAGAGGTGGACGACATCGTCCAGGAGGCCAGGAATGCAGAGGAGAAGGCCAAGAAGGCAATCACTGAT GCGGCCATGATGGCTGAGGAGCTGAAGAAGGAGCAGGACACCAGCTCTCACCTGGAGAGGATGAAGAAGAACCTGGAGGTCACAGTCAAGGACCTGCAGCACCGCCTGGATGAGGCTGAGAATCTGGCCATGAAGGGAGGCAAGAAGCAGCTCCAGAAACTGGAGTCCAGG GTGCGTGAGCTCGAGACTGAGGTGGAGGCAGAGCAGAGAAGAGGTGTAGACGCAGTCAAAGGAGTCCGCAAGTATGAGCGCAGAGTAAAGGAGCTCACTTACCAG ACTGAGGAGGATAAGAAGAACGTTAACAGACTTCAGGACCTGGTAGATAAGCTGCAGATGAAAGTGAAGGCCTACAAGAGGCATTCTGAGGAAGCG GAGGAAGCAGCCAATAGCCATATGTCTAAGTTCAGGAAGGTTCAGCATGAgctggaggaggctgaggagcGTGCTGACATCGCTGAGACTCAGGTCAACAAGCTCAGAGCCAAGACCCGTGACTCTGGAAAG GGAAAAGAAGTTGCTGAATAA